One genomic window of Planctomycetota bacterium includes the following:
- the accB gene encoding acetyl-CoA carboxylase biotin carboxyl carrier protein produces MNIDEIKRLLQLMEENKLVEFEYEDEGRRVKLRRSEDRPVAAALPIPVPAAVPVSAPAASAAAPAPAAAEGRPANVVEFKSPLVGTFYRSAKPDADPFVNVGDEVHPEKVLCIIEAMKVMNEIKAEMNGVIREILVKNGQAVEFGEPLFLIEKK; encoded by the coding sequence ATGAACATCGATGAAATCAAGCGTCTCCTCCAGCTCATGGAGGAGAACAAGCTCGTGGAGTTCGAATACGAGGACGAAGGCCGGCGGGTGAAGCTGCGCCGGTCGGAGGACCGCCCCGTGGCGGCGGCCTTGCCGATTCCCGTTCCGGCCGCGGTTCCGGTGTCCGCGCCGGCGGCTTCCGCGGCGGCTCCGGCCCCCGCGGCGGCGGAAGGCCGACCCGCCAACGTGGTGGAGTTCAAGTCCCCCCTGGTCGGCACCTTCTACCGCTCCGCCAAGCCGGACGCCGATCCCTTCGTCAACGTGGGCGACGAGGTGCACCCGGAGAAGGTCCTCTGCATCATCGAGGCCATGAAGGTGATGAACGAGATCAAGGCCGAGATGAACGGAGTGATCCGGGAGATTCTCGTCAAGAACGGCCAGGCGGTGGAGTTCGGGGAGCCGCTCTTCCTCATCGAGAAGAAGTAG